Within Rissa tridactyla isolate bRisTri1 chromosome 4, bRisTri1.patW.cur.20221130, whole genome shotgun sequence, the genomic segment GGGCGCCCCGGGGgaggccccgccgctccccgccgtgTTTCCCCCCCGCAGGCGGCCGCCGGGAGCAGCGCCGACCCCCTGCCCGCTTTCCTGGCCTGGTGCGGGCGGGCCGGGGTGGAGCTCAGCCCCAAGGTGAGGCACCGCCGACCGGGCCGCCCCCCACACCCCACGTGTTTGTCCGTGTGTCCCCTGAAcgggtccccgctgtccccaggtgCGGCTGAGCAGGGCGGGCGCGGTGGCCGGGTACGGGATGCTGGCGgcccaggagctggaggagggagaggttctCTTCAGCGTCCCCCGCTCCGCGCTGCTCTCCCAGCACACCAGCGCCATCCAGCACCTCCTGCGGGAAGGTGAGCACCGGACCGGGACGGCAGGTCCGCCGCAGCCCTCCGCCTTCCCCGGGGAACGGGGCCAGGGTAAAGGCGAGGGATCGTTCCTGCCGGAGCCAGCGGGTAGGGAAGGGCggggcaggggttggaaagaaagGGGTTAACGGTCACAAAACCTCCAGGTTTGTAGGAATGGGGGACGGGTGGGGACAGCAGGTCCCCAGGTCATCAGACCTCGATAGAGCCAAACTGCTCTCAGAGAAAGACAAGAGGAGTCTCCAGGTAAGagacttctttgctttgaggtgCCAGAGCACCGGgccaggctgcccggagaggctgcGGAGTCTCCTCCGGAGAGATTCCAAACCCCCATGGATGCCAGCcagctccgggtgaccctgctctggcaggggcttggactggatcatctccagaggtccacTTCCCACCCCTACCAGTCTGTTTCCCTGTGTAAAGTTAGGAGTGAGGAATGACAGCCTCATCATTCACTGGACATTCTTCTTTGTTGTTATTTGGTATATAAGACCTGGCTTATTTCTCAAAACGGGGGGGCTGGCTTTGCGGAGTCACCCCCCAGCAATGGCCAAACATCTCATCCCAACTGGCTTACTgcgcagcgggtgaagaacccagATTTGGTACAACCTCAGGGCACCCCGTCCCTTCCTGAGGGAACCTGAAGCTGTGCCGGCAGGGAGGTTAGCGAGAAACGCCCATTTCTGGAGCGTCTCTGATCTTTAAGTGACAGCCACCCGTGGGATggtgctttcctgcaggcccaggACAGATGCTGCTAGGAAAAAGGAAGAACGGTCCCTTTCTTGCTGAAGGCACCCAGACGCAAGGCAGGGTGGGGGGGTTCTGGCTCATCCGTGGCTCCAGAGCAGCAGCTTCTAGTTCTGCTCCAGCTCAGGGCAAACCCGAGACTGGAGAGGTCTCTTAAAAGCAGAACTGTCACCCGCAGGAAGGAGACAGGCGACGATGCTTGTGGTATTGGGCTTCGGTTCTTGGAAAAATTGTTTGTTCCAGAGGAAAGGACCAAAACCTCACATTAACGTACTTTTAACTTACTTTTTCTCGTCTCTGGTTCCGTAGCCCAGGAGTCCCTGCAAAGCCAGTCCGGTTGGGTGCctctcctgctggccctgctacATGAGTACACGACCAGCAACTCCCACTGGCAGCCTTATTTCTCCCTCTGGAAGGACTTCAGGAGCCTGGATCACCCCATGTTCTGGTAAGGTGACACCAAGTGGCGCTGGCGATGGCCCAGTTTGACAGCTGAATGCAGGGGCTGCTGACCAGGAGTCCTGGGGTTGGAtgttgtcctgctgcacaacCCCATCCCTCTATTCAGAGcatccagcgctggggcaccaacagcagaaggacacggagctgttggagcggggccagaggaggccccggagatgctgggagggctggagcccctctgctgggaggacaggctgagagagctgggggggttcagcctggagaagacaaggctccggggagaccttccagcccctgccaggccctaaaggggctccaggaaagctggggagggactctggagcagggaggggagccatgggatgagggggaaggggtttacgctgaaagaggggagatttagccgagctctcaggaagaaattgtttgctgggagggtggtgagcccctggcccaggttgcccagagaagctgtggctgccccatccctggaggggttcaaggccaggctggacggggcttggagcaacgtggtgtggtgggaggtgtccttgcccagggcagggggtggcactgggtgggctttaaggtcccttccaacccaaaccattctgtgacgaTGACTCTATCCTAGCCCCGTGCTGTCAGTGGCAGTAGCCCATGGGActcccctgcctggggctggaaCTAGCTACAGGCACGACCAGAAAACAGGAGTCTGCAGAGCACCAGGAAGCTGAGATTTTGAAGGAGGAAGGAGTTTATAGACCCTTCTCCTGGGGCAGATGGAGATAAAGCTGCTGGTTTTCTTGCAACAGGCCTGAAGAAGAGCGAACAAGGCTCCTGCAGGGCACAGGCATCCCAGAAGCTGTGGAGAAGGACCTGGCAAACATCCACCTGGAGTACAGCTCCATCATCCTGCCTTTCATGGAGGCCCACCCCACCGTCTTTGACCCCAAGCTGCACACGCTGGAGTTGTACAAGCAGCTGGTGGCTTTTGTCATGGCTTACAGGTGAGAAGTGAGGAACAAGGACAAGGAGTAGGATCACAGGGGGACAGTTACAGGCTGCGTTACTTAAAAGTTGGCAGTTACACAAGAACGTTGCGTATAAGGTGAAGCTGGCCCCGTGCTGCAGGGTGTAACAGTGGCCTGTCTTCATCACCCTCGTCTTAGCTTTCAGGAACctttggaggaggaagatgaagatgagAAGGGGCCCAACCCTCCGATGATGGTGCCTGTAGCAGATATTTTGAATCATGTGGCCAACCACAACGCCAACCTGGAATACTCTCCCGTGAGTGCAGAGCCCCTGCGCCTGGCATCATCACGGTCTGCTTCCTCTTTGCCGCACGGCCTCCGGGAGTGGTGGCACAGTGGGGCCAGCTCTCTGAGCCCAGAGCAGCACTGCTCACCTGCCAGGGCAGCAAGGCTGGCATGGATCTCCTTAATATGAAGTTATTTTGCTCAACGTTCTCCCTGTTGCATGCCTGGCTTTAGCTAAGAAGAGCTTAGGGTCACCTGAACCTCTTTGcaacacctttatttttttttttttcctaaaagtggTGGGATCGCCACAGCTCTGAgcgcctctcctctccctgcttgcAGCAATGTTTGCGAATGGTTACGACGCAGCCCGTCAGCAAAGGACAGGAGATCTTCAACACCTACGGGCAGATGGCCAACTGGCAGCTCCTACACATGTATGGCTTCGCGGAGCCGTACCCCGGCAACACCAACGACACGGCCGACATCCAGATGGTGACAGTACGCAAGGCAGCACTGCAGTGTGAGCGGCACCCATGGCCACTTTGGGAAAGGatcgggtgggggggggaagtgtcTCTTAAATAGCGATGTAGTGAAGCAGGGACCAAGGGTGACATGAAAAATAAGCCTGttctgcagcatttcaggtgCTGGGGCTACACATTGGTTTTCTGCCTTCCGTTTCCCCTCCACTGCAGCCCGAGCTGGGTTTGCAGCTCTGCTGTCTTCAAAACAGGCGCCAGAAGCgaagcccagcagcagctggtcTCGGAGCAGTGGGACTTCTTGTGCCAGCTGGAGATGGTGGGGGAGGAAGGTGCCTTTGTGCTCGGCTGGGATGAGGTGCTGACAGAGGAAGAGCTGGCCACAACCCTGAAGGTAAGCTCTGCCAAGTGGTAGAAGAGCAACACAAGGAAGAGCGGAGACTAAACATACTGCAGCTGCGCGAACCAGCACACAAAATGGTTCAGTGAAAGGGGAACAAGCATGTAAAGGCATTTTGGTACCGACACTCCTGCGTGAAAAGTGGTAGGGGGTGCAGTTGCCCATCTCCTGGGCTTCAGGTACTGttactctcttcttcctctcctaaCTAACCACCCATGGATATTTACGAACTGGTCTTGAATGGCTCTGCTGTTCCAGAGAGCTTTGCTCCTCTGTAGGTCACAGCTGAGATGTCCTTCGAGACTGTTCCAAACCCCCAGGTTTGCTGTTTGAATGTTTTTCTAACCTACGAGTCATTTGTGATGCGGTATCTAAGCCAGTTTTACTCTCTCTTCCTTTAGTGCAGCTGAGGAATAATTCTCCTGCTCCACATGGCCCCAAGAGCACACTTCCCTAGAGGAGAAACCCTGATATACTCGCACTACCAGTGACTTCTCTCTTTGCCTGGGTCATTACAGGTGCTGTGCATGTCAGAAGAAGAATTCAAGGAGTATAAGGAACAAGATGGCTGGGAAGACGacagtgaggaagaggaaaactCTACCCTTTCCTACGAGGCTCTCTCCAGACTTAAAACCCCTTGCAAGAAGCTCCTTTATGACAGCGTGCTGCTGACCCTGGAGTCCTACGGGTCAGATTTGAAAGCAGAGCAGGACTTGCTAAACAACAAGGAGGCTTATGAGAAACTGAGCCGAAGGGAGCAGCAAGCTTTGCATGTGCGCTATGGACAGAAAAGGATCTTGCATCAGCTGCTTGAGCTGGTACACTAGAAACCTGGAACTGTGATCAGCAAGGGAGGCTCAGCCTCTGGCCGTGTCTTCTACACCAGAGAGAAGAGACAGCAAGATAAAATACAGGCCCACTTGTCCCTCATGCGGCATGTGGCTTTTTAGCTACCTCTACATAAAACATCTTCCACAGCACAGAAGTGGTTTTGGGTGGCATTACCGTACAGCGAGAGCTCTGGAGCACAGCTACCACCTTCTTCTAGAGGAGTTAAGAAAACCCAATCTCCCAATAGCTGGTTTAGGAAGGCAGACAGACTTTGTCAGAGTAACAAGTGGGTTCCCTCATTTAGCATTAGAAATTTAAGGCAAGAACCGCTCCTTGTCCAGATGAAGAGGGCCGaaatccagctggcagctctTACCTTACAGAGGTTCAGAGCAAGTATCTGGCAGGGGGAAGTGCTTACAGTGACAAACTAAACTCTTCACCTGTATTTTGTTAACGCTGAGCATTTTGAAGAGTACAAGCCCATCCATCTGGTTTTCGTATAGGCTCAGTATAGCAAGATATTTCCTTCTACCGCTATAAAGGGCATTTCTGTATGGGCTACTCTGAGAACTCTACAAAGGAGCAGTGTCACAGTTCCGCTGTAGGCTAACCATTCGATACACACCCTCCAGTTGATACAATTCTTCCCTAAACTCAGACATTGCCCTGCATCACGTTTAGctacattaatatttttcttctcagcagTTTTTGCCTGACAAAACACTGGAGGTTTGCAGGCCAAGCTACATTTAATAAAGACGATGTTTCTTATCCAGCCAACGCTGTCTACGTCAACAGGGCGCAAAGCCCCATCTAAAACAGGGAGGagatctttgctgctgctgcagttagAAAGAttgcaaacaagcaaaacccagAGACTGTTCTCATGTACATAGAGGTCAGCTACAGCCCTACCTGCACTGCTGGGGGCCAGGGTggctttttttaattccccttttATAGTGGTGTAATGTTGAGTCCAGTCTGCGGTCTTGGCTCTTCTCTTCCTACAGCAGATGAGATTTCAAAGTAGGCAAACAGTGGTTCAAAAGGTTAGTCTGAATTTTTTAAACACGAAGTGCATTATACCCAGGGCCAGCAAGGACACTGGTCATCCTTGGGGACCTGCTACCAGCACCGTTTACTTTTGACAGCACCAGTTGCAGGTTCCTC encodes:
- the SETD6 gene encoding N-lysine methyltransferase SETD6 isoform X1, with protein sequence MASAPKRPKAAAGSSADPLPAFLAWCGRAGVELSPKVRLSRAGAVAGYGMLAAQELEEGEVLFSVPRSALLSQHTSAIQHLLREAQESLQSQSGWVPLLLALLHEYTTSNSHWQPYFSLWKDFRSLDHPMFWPEEERTRLLQGTGIPEAVEKDLANIHLEYSSIILPFMEAHPTVFDPKLHTLELYKQLVAFVMAYSFQEPLEEEDEDEKGPNPPMMVPVADILNHVANHNANLEYSPWWDRHSSERLSSPCLQQCLRMVTTQPVSKGQEIFNTYGQMANWQLLHMYGFAEPYPGNTNDTADIQMVTVRKAALQCARSEAQQQLVSEQWDFLCQLEMVGEEGAFVLGWDEVLTEEELATTLKVLCMSEEEFKEYKEQDGWEDDSEEEENSTLSYEALSRLKTPCKKLLYDSVLLTLESYGSDLKAEQDLLNNKEAYEKLSRREQQALHVRYGQKRILHQLLELVH
- the SETD6 gene encoding N-lysine methyltransferase SETD6 isoform X2 — encoded protein: MASAPKRPKAAAGSSADPLPAFLAWCGRAGVELSPKVRLSRAGAVAGYGMLAAQELEEGEVLFSVPRSALLSQHTSAIQHLLREAQESLQSQSGWVPLLLALLHEYTTSNSHWQPYFSLWKDFRSLDHPMFWPEEERTRLLQGTGIPEAVEKDLANIHLEYSSIILPFMEAHPTVFDPKLHTLELYKQLVAFVMAYSFQEPLEEEDEDEKGPNPPMMVPVADILNHVANHNANLEYSPQCLRMVTTQPVSKGQEIFNTYGQMANWQLLHMYGFAEPYPGNTNDTADIQMVTVRKAALQCARSEAQQQLVSEQWDFLCQLEMVGEEGAFVLGWDEVLTEEELATTLKVLCMSEEEFKEYKEQDGWEDDSEEEENSTLSYEALSRLKTPCKKLLYDSVLLTLESYGSDLKAEQDLLNNKEAYEKLSRREQQALHVRYGQKRILHQLLELVH
- the SETD6 gene encoding N-lysine methyltransferase SETD6 isoform X4 gives rise to the protein MASAPKRPKAAAGSSADPLPAFLAWCGRAGVELSPKVRLSRAGAVAGYGMLAAQELEEGEVLFSVPRSALLSQHTSAIQHLLREAQESLQSQSGWVPLLLALLHEYTTSNSHWQPYFSLWKDFRSLDHPMFWPEEERTRLLQGTGIPEAVEKDLANIHLEYSSIILPFMEAHPTVFDPKLHTLELYKQLVAFVMAYSFQEPLEEEDEDEKGPNPPMMVPVADILNHVANHNANLEYSPWWDRHSSERLSSPCLQQCLRMVTTQPVSKGQEIFNTYGQMANWQLLHMYGFAEPYPGNTNDTADIQMVTVRKAALQSRAGFAALLSSKQAPEAKPSSSWSRSSGTSCASWRWWGRKVPLCSAGMRC
- the SETD6 gene encoding N-lysine methyltransferase SETD6 isoform X3: MASAPKRPKAAAGSSADPLPAFLAWCGRAGVELSPKVRLSRAGAVAGYGMLAAQELEEGEVLFSVPRSALLSQHTSAIQHLLREAQESLQSQSGWVPLLLALLHEYTTSNSHWQPYFSLWKDFRSLDHPMFWPEEERTRLLQGTGIPEAVEKDLANIHLEYSSIILPFMEAHPTVFDPKLHTLELYKQLVAFVMAYSFQEPLEEEDEDEKGPNPPMMVPVADILNHVANHNANLEYSPWWDRHSSERLSSPCLQQCLRMVTTQPVSKGQEIFNTYGQMANWQLLHMYGFAEPYPGNTNDTADIQMVTVRKAALQCARSEAQQQLVSEQWDFLCQLEMVGEEGAFVLGWDEVLTEEELATTLKVSSAKW